The following coding sequences lie in one Sinorhizobium fredii USDA 257 genomic window:
- a CDS encoding ABC transporter permease: MKVRISADAIRLTIPALSLTVLLAAVFWLQPRAMSYVGLNLLFNLAVPIALATIAQMLIMSVNDLDLSMGTFVSFVACVTATFLREAPLVGTLILAGVVMVYAALGIVIHLRNLPSIVVSLGMSFVWAGLAVLLLPAPGGQAPDWVRALMTTKPPVAPMAIIASIVIAILAHLIVMRSSLGVLIRGVGGNQRSVERAGWSVLAARAAAYGLAGIFAVLAGIALVGLTTSADANIALRYTLLSIAGVILGGGEFIGGRVSPIGAVIGAMTLTLAGSFLSFLRIAPDWQIGAQGAILVIVLALRLLLNRIESREKGR, encoded by the coding sequence ATGAAGGTCAGGATTTCCGCGGACGCGATCCGGCTCACCATCCCGGCCCTTTCGCTTACCGTCCTGCTTGCCGCCGTGTTCTGGCTGCAGCCGCGCGCGATGAGCTATGTCGGGCTTAACCTGCTCTTCAACCTCGCCGTTCCGATCGCGCTCGCGACGATCGCGCAGATGCTCATCATGTCGGTCAACGACCTTGATCTGTCTATGGGCACCTTCGTGAGCTTCGTCGCCTGCGTGACGGCGACGTTCCTGCGCGAAGCCCCGCTTGTCGGCACGCTCATCCTCGCCGGCGTGGTCATGGTCTATGCGGCGCTTGGTATAGTCATACACCTTCGCAACCTGCCGTCGATAGTGGTGTCGCTCGGGATGAGCTTCGTCTGGGCGGGCCTTGCCGTTCTCCTGCTGCCGGCGCCCGGCGGACAGGCGCCGGACTGGGTGCGCGCGCTGATGACGACGAAGCCGCCCGTCGCCCCCATGGCGATTATCGCGAGTATCGTCATCGCCATCCTTGCGCATCTGATCGTCATGCGCTCCTCTCTCGGTGTGCTGATCCGCGGCGTCGGCGGCAACCAGCGTTCGGTGGAGCGGGCCGGCTGGTCGGTGCTCGCCGCGCGAGCCGCCGCCTATGGCCTCGCCGGGATCTTCGCGGTCCTCGCGGGCATCGCGCTCGTCGGCCTCACGACGTCGGCGGACGCAAATATCGCGCTCCGGTACACGTTGCTGTCGATCGCCGGCGTGATCCTCGGCGGCGGCGAGTTCATCGGCGGTCGGGTTTCTCCAATCGGCGCCGTGATCGGAGCTATGACGCTGACGCTTGCCGGTTCATTCCTGTCCTTCCTGCGCATCGCGCCCGACTGGCAGATTGGCGCTCAGGGTGCGATCCTCGTTATAGTGCTGGCGCTGCGCCTGCTCCTCAACCGCATCGAGAGCCGGGAGAAGGGCCGATGA
- a CDS encoding extracellular catalytic domain type 1 short-chain-length polyhydroxyalkanoate depolymerase, whose translation MNEDFATAMRRAVRSTRALNLAEATRVIQDALAGRPASYTRTSTHPEITPPPPIQRSTPFPVDPDAEIIEPSAKPEAEEPAQEVAHRTASRRLRKPLGETVRILRENRLAPGVLGSLHGAGLPGTAKHARQPIMPEGAQFLARAFTCPAGSRSYRLYVPASATERPRGLVVMLHGCKQDPEDFAAGTGMNAVAETHGLVIAYPRQSGANNASSCWNWFRPADQMRDGGEPSIIAGITKEIMSEFGLDRSRVFVAGLSAGGAMAAVMGETYPDLYSAVGIHSGLPYGSANDVMSAFSAMRGDGGPASSPKRLANGHRLRTIVFQGRADRTVHPSNADRIVAAATPTGAGCAVRQEPGRCASGRSYTRTIVTDPAAGPAVEYWLVDGAGHAWSGGHPSGTYTDPHGPDASSQMVRFFLEGQD comes from the coding sequence ATGAATGAAGATTTTGCCACGGCCATGCGTCGTGCCGTACGGTCCACGCGCGCCCTGAACCTCGCCGAGGCGACACGCGTGATCCAGGATGCACTGGCTGGCCGGCCGGCCTCCTATACTCGGACCTCGACACATCCGGAGATCACACCACCGCCGCCAATTCAGCGTTCCACCCCATTTCCGGTCGATCCGGATGCGGAGATCATCGAACCGTCGGCAAAGCCTGAGGCCGAAGAGCCCGCCCAAGAGGTTGCCCATCGCACCGCGTCGCGAAGGTTGCGGAAACCCTTGGGAGAAACAGTACGGATCTTGCGCGAGAATCGGTTGGCACCCGGCGTTTTGGGATCGCTACACGGCGCTGGCCTGCCGGGCACCGCCAAACATGCCCGCCAGCCCATCATGCCGGAGGGGGCACAGTTCCTGGCGCGAGCCTTCACCTGCCCTGCGGGCTCTCGAAGCTACAGGCTCTACGTTCCCGCATCCGCAACCGAGCGGCCCCGCGGCCTTGTCGTCATGCTTCATGGCTGCAAGCAGGACCCCGAAGACTTTGCTGCAGGAACCGGCATGAACGCGGTCGCCGAGACGCACGGTCTGGTGATTGCCTATCCCCGTCAAAGCGGCGCTAACAATGCGTCGTCCTGCTGGAATTGGTTCAGGCCCGCCGACCAGATGCGCGACGGGGGAGAACCCTCGATCATCGCCGGGATCACCAAGGAGATCATGTCGGAATTCGGCCTCGATCGCAGCCGAGTCTTCGTGGCAGGCCTATCAGCAGGGGGCGCAATGGCGGCGGTCATGGGCGAGACCTATCCCGATCTCTATTCCGCCGTGGGGATCCATTCCGGCCTGCCTTACGGATCGGCCAACGACGTTATGTCAGCTTTCTCCGCGATGCGTGGCGATGGCGGTCCTGCATCCAGTCCGAAGCGGCTCGCCAATGGGCACCGGCTCCGGACGATCGTCTTCCAAGGACGTGCGGATCGGACGGTGCATCCCTCCAACGCCGATCGGATCGTCGCGGCGGCAACGCCAACTGGCGCGGGATGCGCCGTCCGTCAGGAACCCGGCCGCTGCGCCAGCGGGCGGAGCTATACAAGAACCATTGTAACGGACCCCGCGGCAGGGCCGGCGGTCGAATACTGGCTGGTGGACGGTGCCGGCCATGCCTGGTCCGGCGGCCATCCCTCTGGAACGTATACGGACCCGCATGGTCCGGATGCGTCTTCTCAAATGGTTCGGTTCTTCCTCGAGGGGCAGGAT
- a CDS encoding complex I NDUFA9 subunit family protein: MTVVGGTGFLGRRIVSRLLDRAVDVRAVSRHPHKDKSASGKRPSQQIEADILDPSSIAAAVAGSRAVVNAVSLYVERGEQTFERVHVEAAADLATASRHAGVEMFVQISGIGADPKSRSNYIRARGRGEEVVKAAFPGAVIVRPAVMAGPDDLFITTIARLVQILPIYPLFGEGGTRLQPVYVEDVAEAVSRLALGQHSTAASIFECAGPRIYSYRELVRQIASQLKARIVLVPVPFAVWGILATATEFLPAVSLTRNQVDLMRHDNVAAKDLPGLEELGIEPRGLEELIHMIDHKARAGT, translated from the coding sequence GTGACGGTGGTCGGCGGAACTGGCTTCCTCGGGCGGCGGATCGTGAGCAGGCTTCTGGACAGGGCCGTGGATGTACGTGCCGTCTCGCGTCATCCACACAAGGATAAAAGCGCGTCCGGCAAGAGGCCATCTCAGCAGATCGAGGCGGACATACTGGACCCTTCCTCGATCGCCGCTGCGGTGGCTGGATCTCGCGCGGTTGTGAACGCGGTCAGCCTTTATGTCGAGCGCGGCGAGCAGACCTTCGAGCGTGTTCATGTAGAAGCCGCCGCCGATCTGGCGACCGCTTCGCGGCATGCAGGCGTCGAGATGTTCGTCCAGATTTCCGGCATTGGCGCGGATCCGAAATCCCGTTCGAATTATATCCGGGCCCGGGGCCGCGGCGAGGAGGTGGTGAAGGCGGCGTTTCCAGGCGCGGTGATCGTCCGTCCCGCTGTCATGGCGGGACCCGACGACTTGTTCATCACAACGATCGCCAGGCTGGTGCAGATCCTCCCGATCTATCCGCTGTTCGGCGAAGGCGGCACACGGCTGCAACCGGTTTATGTCGAGGACGTGGCGGAAGCCGTGAGCCGCCTGGCCTTGGGGCAGCATTCCACGGCTGCTTCGATCTTCGAGTGCGCCGGTCCGCGCATTTATTCCTATCGGGAACTCGTCCGGCAGATTGCCTCTCAACTCAAGGCGCGAATCGTGCTGGTGCCCGTGCCATTCGCGGTATGGGGCATATTGGCGACTGCTACGGAGTTTCTTCCCGCCGTGTCGCTGACGCGCAACCAAGTCGATCTCATGCGCCATGACAATGTCGCGGCGAAGGATTTGCCGGGCCTGGAAGAACTGGGCATCGAACCCCGCGGCCTAGAAGAACTCATCCACATGATCGATCACAAGGCTCGAGCCGGAACCTAG
- a CDS encoding ABC transporter permease: protein MKTLARVSRKAWIWSWIAAFVVWSGAIVVTGGASTIGLSQAALTFAAFSIIVGLGQMFVITLGPGNIDLSVPATMTLAGTVALKLMNVENGMILPGLLIAVLIGVTVGVCNYALIKALRIPPIIATLSMSFIVQSAAIWTNRGLRIKPPSFLADFTTASTLGMPNVTIIALLISLVAWFLLERTIYGRWISAIGQSMPAARMAGVPVDGTRFITYVFCAVLASLAGYLLACFSGGAALNMGSEYLLMSIAVVVLGGTAVAGGDSNVPGIWGASLFMFLVVSMLNTYGLGAGIRLIMTGLIIIGVIMLAGGRQPGVR, encoded by the coding sequence ATGAAGACGCTTGCCCGGGTTTCGCGAAAAGCCTGGATATGGTCGTGGATCGCGGCCTTCGTGGTCTGGTCCGGCGCCATTGTGGTGACAGGCGGCGCCAGCACGATCGGCCTCTCGCAGGCAGCGCTCACCTTCGCGGCGTTTTCCATCATCGTTGGCCTCGGCCAGATGTTCGTCATCACGCTCGGCCCCGGCAATATCGACCTGTCGGTACCGGCCACGATGACGCTTGCGGGCACGGTCGCGCTGAAGCTCATGAACGTCGAGAACGGCATGATCCTGCCGGGGCTGCTCATTGCCGTGCTTATCGGGGTCACGGTAGGCGTGTGCAACTACGCGCTCATCAAGGCGCTGCGCATCCCACCGATTATCGCGACGCTTTCGATGAGCTTCATCGTCCAGTCGGCAGCGATCTGGACCAATCGCGGGCTTCGCATAAAACCACCCAGCTTCCTGGCGGATTTCACGACAGCCAGCACGCTCGGTATGCCCAATGTCACCATCATCGCGCTCCTCATCTCGCTTGTCGCCTGGTTCCTCCTCGAAAGGACGATCTACGGCCGCTGGATCTCGGCGATCGGACAGAGCATGCCGGCGGCGAGGATGGCCGGAGTTCCGGTCGACGGCACTCGCTTCATCACCTATGTGTTCTGCGCCGTGCTCGCCTCGCTTGCCGGTTATCTGCTCGCCTGCTTTTCCGGGGGCGCGGCTCTCAATATGGGTTCGGAATATTTGCTCATGTCGATTGCCGTCGTCGTCCTCGGCGGCACCGCGGTCGCCGGCGGCGATTCCAACGTGCCGGGCATTTGGGGCGCCTCGCTCTTTATGTTTCTCGTCGTTTCCATGCTTAATACATACGGGCTCGGTGCTGGCATCCGCCTGATCATGACCGGGCTCATCATCATAGGCGTCATCATGCTCGCAGGCGGCCGACAACCGGGTGTGCGCTAA
- a CDS encoding response regulator transcription factor, which translates to MKVLIVEDDPLHRSYLHEAVCSALPECDTVIEAENGIVGEQLARDYKSAHIVMDLQMTSRNGIEAARTIWKERPDTRILFWSNYSDEAYVRGVSRIVPDGAAYGYVLKSASDERLKLALRSIFVENQCVIDREVRGLQQKSIGRANSFTDSEYEILVDIALGLTDRAIAKRRSLSLRSVQNRLQQLYDKLDVYQAAADDHLDGQFNLRARAVTVAFLRKLLNYSALERAEAELQDWLKEQK; encoded by the coding sequence ATGAAGGTACTGATCGTCGAGGACGATCCGCTTCACCGTTCATACCTGCACGAGGCGGTCTGTTCGGCGCTGCCCGAATGCGATACCGTCATTGAGGCGGAGAACGGCATTGTCGGCGAGCAGCTCGCCCGTGATTATAAGTCCGCGCACATCGTCATGGACCTGCAGATGACGAGCCGCAACGGGATCGAGGCGGCGCGCACCATCTGGAAAGAGCGTCCCGACACGCGCATCCTCTTCTGGTCGAACTATTCGGATGAGGCCTATGTCCGCGGTGTCTCGCGCATTGTTCCCGACGGAGCGGCGTATGGCTACGTGTTGAAGTCCGCTTCCGACGAGCGACTAAAGCTGGCACTCCGTTCAATCTTTGTCGAAAACCAGTGCGTGATCGACCGCGAGGTGCGCGGGCTGCAGCAAAAAAGTATCGGTCGCGCCAACAGCTTCACTGATTCGGAATATGAGATCCTCGTCGATATCGCGCTCGGCTTGACTGACCGGGCTATTGCGAAACGCCGAAGTCTATCGCTTCGCAGCGTTCAGAACCGACTCCAGCAGCTCTACGACAAGCTTGACGTCTACCAGGCGGCTGCCGACGATCACCTCGACGGCCAGTTCAACCTTCGCGCCCGCGCTGTCACCGTCGCATTCTTGCGCAAGCTGCTGAACTATAGCGCTTTGGAGAGGGCCGAGGCGGAGTTGCAAGACTGGCTGAAGGAGCAGAAATGA
- a CDS encoding ABC transporter substrate-binding protein, with product MTFRKMLLASVAVACAAMPISAFADTSGKKIALSNNYAGNSWRQAMLTSWEKVTSEAVKAGVVAAADAFTTAENQATEQAAQIQNLILQGYDAIVLNAASPTALNGAVKEACDAGITVVSFDGIVTEPCAWRIAVDFKEMGRSEVEYLSKKLPQGGNLLEIRGLAGVFVDDEISAGIHEGVKQFPQFKIVGSVHGDWAQDVAQKAVAGILPSLPEIHGVVTQGGDGYGAAQAIAAAKRPMPVIIMGNREDELKWWKEQKDANGYETMSVSIAPGVSTLAFWVAQQILDGKEVKKDLVVPFLRIDQDNLEENLAKTQAGGVANVEYSQEDAIEVIGAAK from the coding sequence ATGACATTTCGCAAGATGCTCCTGGCATCGGTGGCCGTCGCCTGCGCCGCCATGCCCATATCCGCATTCGCCGACACGTCCGGCAAGAAGATCGCGCTTTCCAACAATTATGCCGGAAACTCCTGGCGCCAGGCAATGTTGACGAGTTGGGAAAAGGTGACGAGCGAGGCGGTCAAGGCCGGCGTCGTCGCCGCTGCCGACGCCTTCACAACGGCTGAGAACCAGGCAACCGAGCAGGCGGCGCAGATCCAGAACTTGATCCTGCAAGGCTATGACGCAATCGTCCTCAATGCAGCGTCTCCGACAGCCCTCAATGGTGCGGTTAAGGAAGCCTGCGACGCCGGCATCACGGTCGTCTCCTTCGACGGCATCGTGACCGAGCCCTGCGCCTGGCGCATCGCCGTCGATTTCAAGGAAATGGGCCGCAGCGAGGTCGAATATCTCTCCAAGAAGTTGCCACAGGGCGGCAACCTGCTCGAGATCCGCGGCCTCGCCGGCGTTTTCGTAGACGACGAGATTTCGGCCGGCATCCACGAAGGCGTCAAGCAGTTCCCGCAGTTCAAGATCGTCGGCTCGGTCCATGGCGACTGGGCTCAGGACGTCGCTCAGAAGGCCGTTGCCGGTATCCTGCCGAGCCTGCCGGAGATCCACGGCGTCGTAACGCAGGGCGGCGATGGATACGGCGCGGCGCAGGCGATTGCCGCAGCAAAGCGACCGATGCCTGTTATCATCATGGGCAACCGCGAGGACGAGCTGAAGTGGTGGAAGGAGCAAAAGGACGCGAATGGCTATGAGACCATGTCCGTCTCCATCGCACCGGGCGTCTCCACGCTCGCCTTCTGGGTCGCCCAGCAGATCCTCGACGGCAAGGAAGTGAAGAAGGACCTCGTGGTGCCATTCCTGCGCATCGACCAGGATAATCTCGAGGAAAACCTTGCCAAGACACAGGCCGGGGGTGTCGCGAATGTCGAGTATTCGCAGGAAGACGCCATCGAGGTCATCGGAGCCGCCAAGTAA
- a CDS encoding type II toxin-antitoxin system ParD family antitoxin, giving the protein MPIFAKAGMVTCMGTMNISLPDHLKSFVDEQVAGRGYGTSSEYIRELIRRDQDRLALRRLLLDGASSAPTEPVDAEYFTSLRDRVRGQHSK; this is encoded by the coding sequence TTGCCAATTTTTGCCAAAGCCGGTATGGTCACTTGCATGGGCACAATGAACATTTCCCTGCCGGACCATCTTAAGAGCTTCGTCGATGAGCAAGTCGCGGGACGCGGCTATGGGACAAGTAGTGAGTATATCAGGGAGTTGATACGTCGAGATCAGGATCGCCTCGCGTTACGCAGGCTGTTGCTTGACGGGGCCTCGTCCGCACCAACTGAGCCGGTCGATGCGGAATATTTCACCAGTCTGCGCGATCGAGTTCGTGGTCAGCACAGCAAGTGA
- a CDS encoding CopG family transcriptional regulator, which produces MKDDASKLREKGGESEKITINLGYVDLGRIDLLVQEGFYSNRTDFIRTAIRNQLTAEAEAVKQSIVRHTLELGLRDYSRADLESLKAAGERLHIKVVGLARIAPDVTPELALATIESITVLGALQASAELKSALAERIR; this is translated from the coding sequence ATGAAGGATGATGCCTCCAAGTTGCGCGAAAAGGGCGGTGAATCGGAGAAGATCACCATCAATCTCGGCTATGTCGATCTCGGTCGCATCGACCTTCTCGTGCAGGAAGGATTCTATTCCAATCGCACCGACTTCATCCGCACAGCGATCCGCAACCAGCTCACGGCCGAGGCCGAGGCCGTCAAGCAGTCGATCGTCCGGCACACGCTGGAGCTGGGTTTGCGCGACTACAGCAGAGCCGATCTGGAATCACTGAAGGCGGCCGGAGAGAGACTTCACATCAAGGTGGTCGGACTTGCCCGCATCGCGCCCGACGTCACACCGGAACTTGCTCTGGCAACAATTGAGTCCATCACCGTGCTCGGCGCACTCCAAGCCAGTGCCGAGCTGAAATCGGCGTTGGCCGAACGTATCCGATAG
- a CDS encoding type II toxin-antitoxin system RelE/ParE family toxin — protein sequence MNNKTIIPRELARSDVEATIDYYAREAGTEVAIGFIDALQAAYALIASHPESGSLRYAYELGLPDLRCVSLKRYPHLIFYRDQPGHVDVWRVLHAKRDIPQWMQEPNSH from the coding sequence GTGAATAATAAGACTATTATCCCGCGGGAGTTGGCGCGCAGCGACGTCGAGGCGACCATCGACTATTACGCACGCGAAGCAGGAACCGAGGTCGCCATCGGCTTTATCGACGCACTTCAAGCGGCGTACGCTTTGATCGCAAGCCATCCGGAGTCCGGATCGTTGCGGTATGCATACGAGTTGGGATTGCCTGACCTGCGGTGTGTCTCTCTGAAGCGATATCCTCATCTAATTTTCTATCGCGACCAGCCAGGTCACGTGGACGTCTGGCGCGTGCTACACGCCAAGCGGGACATTCCGCAATGGATGCAGGAGCCGAACAGTCACTAG
- a CDS encoding PTS sugar transporter subunit IIA translates to MTLRQGIEFGAPDDEPVDILLAVLWPQDHQDGFLPALAKYCRLFRSNQVLQGLRNARSKTEAMMVLQPFSSDVLAPSDRPELRIHRQ, encoded by the coding sequence ATGACGCTTCGACAAGGTATAGAGTTCGGGGCACCTGACGACGAACCGGTGGACATTCTTCTGGCAGTGCTGTGGCCGCAGGACCATCAGGACGGCTTTTTGCCGGCACTTGCCAAATATTGCCGTCTGTTCAGATCGAACCAGGTTCTGCAAGGGCTCCGGAACGCCCGCTCGAAAACCGAGGCAATGATGGTCCTGCAGCCATTCTCCAGCGATGTCTTGGCGCCCTCGGATCGTCCGGAGCTCAGAATCCACCGGCAATAA
- a CDS encoding ATP-binding cassette domain-containing protein: MTGDTLKAMIEVADARVSFGAVKALDGVTLAIMPGECVGLVGHNGAGKSTIVSVINGGLTPNQGTVSCDGEAITRYGINTARGRGVRCVFQELSLCPNLTIIESTRILHRHLGGFGWRKRAKQVIEASLDAVFPGHDIASDSTVGELTIAERQMVEIAMAFSDAGIAPRLVILDEPTSSLDASLAGQMLAYVRRFVAAGGSVIFISHILHEILTTANRIVVMKDGRVVAERPAADWTEHSLVEAMGSVVRGEGRRRTIRDLAKAPVVIELGGRGIHFRAKRGEVVGLAGLAGHGQTRMLMRLHAAASSDWLPRRESAVTFVAGDRRLNGVFELWSILKNLSIASLGDLAKRGVVKVEAEVERGAEWKRRIDIRTQDLANRVLSLSGGNQQKVLFARALATRAPVVLMDDPMRGVDVGTKQEVYEIVRQQAATGRTFVWYSTEMDEVCLCDRVYVFREGGIVAELAGDAVNEQNILAASFEGAAA, encoded by the coding sequence ATGACGGGTGACACGCTGAAGGCGATGATCGAGGTCGCTGACGCCAGGGTGAGTTTCGGTGCGGTCAAGGCGCTCGATGGCGTGACGCTGGCGATCATGCCCGGCGAATGCGTGGGTCTCGTCGGCCACAATGGCGCCGGGAAGTCGACCATTGTCAGCGTCATCAACGGCGGCCTGACGCCAAACCAGGGCACCGTTTCCTGCGACGGCGAGGCGATCACGCGCTATGGCATCAATACCGCCCGGGGGCGGGGCGTGCGCTGCGTTTTCCAGGAGCTGTCGCTCTGCCCCAATCTCACGATTATCGAGAGCACCCGCATTCTGCACCGCCATCTCGGCGGCTTTGGTTGGCGCAAACGTGCGAAGCAGGTGATCGAGGCGAGCCTCGACGCGGTCTTTCCGGGGCATGACATCGCAAGCGACAGCACCGTCGGCGAACTGACGATCGCCGAGCGTCAGATGGTCGAGATCGCCATGGCCTTCTCCGACGCCGGCATCGCGCCCCGGCTCGTCATCCTCGACGAACCGACGTCCTCGCTCGATGCCAGCCTTGCGGGACAGATGCTCGCTTATGTCCGTCGCTTCGTCGCCGCCGGCGGATCGGTGATTTTCATCTCGCACATCCTGCACGAGATTCTCACCACGGCGAATCGAATCGTGGTGATGAAGGACGGACGCGTGGTAGCCGAGCGGCCTGCCGCCGACTGGACAGAGCACAGCCTCGTCGAGGCCATGGGCAGCGTCGTGAGAGGCGAGGGGCGTCGCCGGACGATCCGGGATCTTGCGAAGGCGCCGGTCGTCATCGAGCTGGGCGGTCGTGGCATTCACTTCCGCGCGAAACGTGGGGAGGTCGTCGGCCTTGCAGGGCTCGCCGGACATGGTCAAACGCGCATGCTGATGAGGCTGCATGCGGCGGCGAGCAGTGACTGGCTGCCGCGCCGCGAGTCGGCCGTCACGTTCGTCGCCGGCGACCGCCGCCTCAACGGTGTGTTCGAACTCTGGAGCATCCTGAAGAATCTCTCCATCGCCTCGCTCGGCGATCTGGCCAAGCGCGGTGTCGTAAAGGTGGAGGCGGAGGTGGAGCGCGGCGCCGAGTGGAAACGCCGAATCGACATTCGGACGCAGGACCTCGCGAACCGCGTCCTGTCGCTGTCGGGCGGCAATCAGCAGAAGGTGCTCTTTGCGCGGGCGCTCGCGACCCGCGCCCCCGTGGTGCTGATGGATGACCCCATGCGTGGCGTCGACGTCGGCACGAAGCAGGAGGTCTACGAGATCGTCCGCCAGCAGGCCGCGACCGGCCGGACCTTCGTCTGGTATTCGACGGAGATGGATGAAGTCTGCCTCTGCGACCGCGTCTATGTCTTCCGCGAGGGCGGGATCGTCGCAGAACTCGCCGGCGATGCTGTCAACGAACAGAACATCCTTGCCGCCTCGTTTGAGGGAGCCGCGGCATGA
- a CDS encoding GAF domain-containing sensor histidine kinase: MLHMAPAALVDHYLGISRLLAGQLDFRSAIRAVAAEVAHIIPHDHLDVCILMVDGNYHTAYETGMDTAWGNVASAPVVNSPIRSLLWGEVEYLLTDDAINDARFHFEGAFKRPIIEQSLRSRLHVPMKVQGTIIAALSCSSQEPGIYTMEDVARARIIADLLAPYFFALRAAEQAQQSAIVEAEARAREEGLRQGALKLTEALEQERQRIGMDLHDQTLADLTRLSRRIDRLARAGELNGEALEPVSRGLHHCMQDLRQIIEQAKPSVLQLFGLAQAVENHLGRSVRDSAMPIEWALVDETAGALDGLEPTVSIALFRIAQEAINNAVRHAQPMAVTVQLKLEAGQLAVEISDDGRGLARARGRIGGGIDNMKTRARLISAKFAIGPGRKNRGTTVTVLVPLERPAADAEAQP, translated from the coding sequence ATGCTGCACATGGCGCCGGCCGCATTGGTCGATCACTATCTTGGTATTTCCCGGCTGCTGGCGGGGCAGCTTGACTTCCGTTCTGCCATTCGCGCTGTCGCGGCCGAAGTAGCCCATATCATCCCGCACGATCACCTCGACGTCTGCATTCTGATGGTCGACGGTAATTATCACACGGCCTACGAGACCGGCATGGACACCGCCTGGGGAAACGTCGCCTCGGCGCCCGTTGTCAACAGTCCGATTCGCTCGCTCCTCTGGGGTGAGGTGGAGTACTTGCTGACCGACGACGCCATCAATGATGCGCGCTTCCACTTCGAGGGAGCCTTCAAGCGGCCGATTATCGAGCAGTCCCTGCGCAGCCGTCTGCACGTGCCGATGAAGGTCCAAGGCACAATCATCGCCGCACTCAGCTGTTCGTCGCAGGAGCCGGGGATATACACAATGGAGGACGTCGCCCGGGCCCGCATTATCGCCGACCTGCTGGCTCCCTATTTCTTCGCCCTGCGCGCCGCCGAACAGGCGCAGCAATCGGCCATCGTCGAAGCTGAAGCGCGGGCGCGCGAAGAAGGCTTGCGGCAGGGGGCGTTGAAGTTGACCGAAGCCCTGGAGCAGGAGCGCCAACGAATCGGCATGGACCTCCACGATCAGACGCTCGCCGATCTCACGCGCCTGTCGCGCCGCATTGATCGGTTGGCCCGGGCTGGCGAGCTGAACGGCGAGGCGCTTGAGCCCGTCTCGCGCGGCCTCCATCATTGCATGCAGGACCTGAGGCAAATCATCGAGCAGGCAAAACCCTCCGTCTTGCAGCTCTTCGGTCTCGCTCAGGCAGTCGAGAACCATCTCGGCCGGTCGGTGCGCGACAGTGCCATGCCGATTGAGTGGGCACTCGTCGACGAGACTGCGGGGGCCCTCGATGGCCTGGAACCGACGGTCAGCATCGCTCTCTTCCGCATTGCGCAGGAAGCGATCAACAACGCGGTTCGCCACGCCCAGCCAATGGCAGTCACCGTTCAACTCAAGCTCGAAGCCGGTCAGCTCGCCGTCGAGATATCGGACGACGGGCGCGGGCTTGCAAGGGCTCGTGGGCGCATCGGCGGTGGCATCGACAATATGAAGACGCGTGCGCGGCTCATTTCAGCTAAGTTTGCGATTGGGCCGGGGCGTAAAAATCGCGGCACGACAGTTACTGTCTTGGTGCCGCTGGAGCGGCCCGCAGCAGACGCGGAGGCACAGCCATAA